Genomic segment of Arachis hypogaea cultivar Tifrunner chromosome 11, arahy.Tifrunner.gnm2.J5K5, whole genome shotgun sequence:
ATCGTTATTTtgtcataataaatttaaaaaattaaattaaaaatattataaattaatagacgacagtcaaaatttttaaagaaataaaatagaagCATTATCATTCTGAAAatactttttgtatattttagaatAGTTGAGAATAAAAATTTACTCTATCGAATATTTCACCTCATATATTACCTAAAACTTTAAACTATGACGATTTTATATTACCTCTTTAAATAAGATcacgtcaatattaaaataaaaaaatatttatctaataaatttgagaagtaaataatatattaacagaaaaataaaattaatttcttaaaaacaatagaaaagcggctgaagaGGCACGtaagtgcctgttgagccgctagtattaataaagaaataaaattaatttcttaaaaacaatagaaaagcggctgaacaggcacgttagtgcctgttgagccgctagtgcCAATAAACGAAAAAATGAAACTAAATAACATACCAACATGAATTAGATACAATGCTATGGCATGCTCCAATGACCAAGGTGGGTTTTTTCTTTCTGCATTTTTTGTCTTCCTGATTTCTGGGGTAGTGGATGGAATGAGATGGGGGAGAAAAATCTTGATATCTCACTCtatgtaatttcttcttcttctcggaTGTTAACTCACTGGATTGAAATtgcattttatttgaattaaatgtTAATAGATATTTTTAGGGATTTGaatgaaatgaaacagaaattaattttgaaaatggaATTAATTACTCTAGGAataaagaaagaggaagagtgaTATGTATGTTATTGATAAGCAAGTGGAGTACACTCTTTTATCATGAGACTGGCATTTAGTTTCTACTATATTTATACtatactctttttttattattattattcaacgaGTTGTTGCATGTATAAAGTAAGATTCGAATTCCCAATACTTATTTAAAGTAATTTGACCAATCGACCAacccaaattaattttttattattattattattattattatttgaactttaagtatttgatggcccaaaaatttattaagtaaataatacaaaaatttacaaTCAATCCCACTATTGCACCAAAAAGCgtcaatagataaaaaaaaagtcCAACAAAATAATTAGCATTATTAACAGGAAATTAATCTAATATTGTTAAGTTATTTTTGAGACAAATTCTGCAGGATCTATCTTTTTGCAGATCCTATCTATGCATGTCTAATCAACATTAACACGcgtaaaatttatcttttaccaCGTCTCTTCAGCACCTGCTGAAAAAAAATCTCTTCCGCACTATAGCATTGCCCTTTTGAAAATTGGGGGTCCAAAATATCATTCTGACTCGTCTTTTTTGATAGTTTACCACCTCTCCTCCTAGTTAAGTCTGTGGCTGTAAAACTTTGTTTGGAGCTACTGCGTTCATGACTAGCTCAGCCTTCTTGAAAAATATACCTATTATCACAttgcaattaaaattttattatgaaaatttTAAGTCAACATCGAAAAACACATCAAAAGAATGTCCATGCATTGCTTAATTTCACTATGTAACCAACAAGGAATCTTTAACCTCCCAAAGCGAATGGTTGTTAAATATGAGCAATTTGGCTCCAAAGTGGTTTATAAGTATTATTACAAGCGACAATCAAtccaaaaaagaaacaaaattgtcACCAATCAGCCCACTATCAACAAAGCGCAGCAAATAAAAtgatgtttcttttattcttttttttttgttgtcttaTTTTGTAGAGAGAGATGTATCTTATGAGAATgagattttatattaaattatatttatgaaagaatatatttaataactATTGTATTTATAGttattatcattaatttttattaaaatatatctaataaataaattataataattaattttacataacTATAAAAATATAGCAAAATTATAGTatcaaaaatagagtaaaatattaaattggttCTTTATGTTTGAGTGTAATTATGTTTtggtctttaaaatttaaagtatcctatttgaattcaaaaaagtttcatttaacttCAATGTAGTCCCACTGTAAGGTCAacgttaaataattaacggaatgtcgtacatgacagcagtacaagaacaagttcgataatttggagaacaagtacaagttctaaagacacaaaatcaactgtaaatgcatcaatacatttatttatcatttttcttagttctataaaaaatattttattttaataataagaagaatgataaataaatatacttTTTCCTTGCTTTTTCATTTATCCATGCACctcttataattttaattttaataatttttggaTCATTAATTCAGAAGCTATAAATCATATTGCATTTAATTTATcttagtgttttttatttttaattaaatttattgttgTTCATATGCCTAATTGTTCAGGTGATTGCTTATTATAAAAgcattgtaaaattattttttttagttattcatgatgttgttttttttttttttttgggtgactatGATGTTGTTTTATATTagtttgactttattttttttattataatgcaatttaattcaaaattttaaatgattGCGATTTACATCGTATTAAAttgctttattttttaatttaagttgATTTAAATTATTGTGATTTGAATTGGATTGAATtatatcttataaaaatttatcCAATTCAAATTAGAATcatattgaattaaataaattaaattaaaatataaaatcaatctGATATTGTTTTGGTGATTAAAATTAACCTGATATAAAATCCAAAATACAAGCCTACAACTAAGTACTAACAACTAACAAGTAACATTAGACATCATTGTCGTCCAAGCGAATTGGTGAGAGGATTGAAGCTTTCATTGATTCCGCCAATACACCAACAACATTACTGTTAGTAGGCCGACATTGGAACAATGATCTCTAAATCCTTCACACAACTACACTCTAACGCTGAACGTACAATCCCATTCCGGTTTCCCGGTGTCGTTTCCCTCCTCCCATTGTCGTTTTTAAACTAGGGTTTTCATTCTCCGCATCGAGACGGGAAGCTCAGGTCAATCATCCAGGAGATTTCGACTCAAAATTTTCTCTTTGCAGATTTTCGCCCTTTAATTTAGTTCGAGCTTTAGGTTTTCGTGTTTAAGGAACGATGAACAGTAACAATCCAGGTAGGAACGTTGCGGCACCGTCGTTTTTAGGGAATTCCGGAGCTGCCCCTCACCCCATCGCCGGTaccgccgccaccaccaccgcTGCTTCCACTTCGTTACCCGCGACCCACCCACAACCCCATCTTTTGTCCCAATCACAGCCTCCTCAAACCCAAGGTGGTTCTCACTTCCCCGGGCACTTTCAGCTCTCACAACCCCAAACCCAGTTACTTGCACAATCACAGTTTTCACAACCCCATTCCCATGTTCAATCCATCCCTCAACACCAGCAGCAGCCACCGCCGCGCCAGCCGCAGGCTCATCCTGCTAGCCAATCTCATGGTTCAAGTGGTAGTAGTGCGGCGGCAGCGGCAACTCCTGCTTCAACTGCCAAGCGCTCCGGGCAGAGGCCGCCTACTAGGCCGGCCGGTTCTTCAAATACTAACCAGTCTTCGGCTTTTAAGACCATGGAATTGACGCCGGCTCCTCTAAGGAGGAAGAGGAGCTTGCCAGAGAAGGATAAGAGGATTCCAGATAAGGTGGCCGCAGTTCTGCCTGAGTCTGCTGTTTATACTCAATTGCTTGAGCTTGAGGGACAGGTTGATGCTGCTTTGTCTAGGAAGAAGATTGATATACAGGAGGCTGTGAGAAGCCCCAGATGTGTTCAGAAGACTCTTCGTGTTTATGTGTATAATACCTTTTCGAATCAGAATAGAATCGATACTGAGAAGAAAATGGCAGAGGAGCCTTCTTGGTCACTTAGGATTACTGGGAGGATATTGGAAGATGGAAGAGATCCTGTGTTGGCTGGAGTCTCGCAGGGGTTGAACCCTTCATATCCCAAGTTTTCGGCTTTCTTCAAGAAAATTACCATATACTTGGACCAGGGGTTCTATCCGGATAATCATCTTATAATATGGGATCCTGCTCGTTCACCTGCCCAGCAGGACGGTTTTGAGGTGAAGAGGAAAGGAGACAAGGAATTCACGGTGGTGATGAGACTAGCAATGAATTATATACCTGAAAAGTTTGTGGTTTCAACAGCACTGTCCAAAGTTTTAGGGATTGAGTTTGATACTCGGCCTAGAATAATAGCTGCTCTATGGCAATATGTGAAGTCTAGAAAACTACAAAGCCCAAATGACCCTTCATTCTTCATGTGTGATCCTTCTCTCcaaagggtgtttggggaagagaaaataaaattctcCACAATTTTACAGAAGATATCACAGCAGTTATCACAACCACAGCCTATACACGTGGAGCATAAAATCAAGCTTTCTGGAAATTGTCCGGTTGGAACTACATGTTATGATGTGCTGGTTGATGTGCCTCTTCCACTGGAGAAGGATATGTCTGCATACTTGGCAAGCATTGAGAGGCACAAAGAGATTGATGCGCTTGATGAAGTGATTTGTAGTTCTATGAAGAAGATCCATGAGCATCGCAGAAGACGGGCCTTCTTTCTGGGATTTAGCCAGTCTCCAGCAGAGTTTATTAATGCTTTGATTGCATCACAGAGCAAGGATCTAAAGCTTATTGCTGGAGATGCCTGCCAAGATGAGGAAAAGGAAAGACGATCTGAATTCTACAAACAACCATGGTAAGCAGTTTACTACTTTTTTACCTTGTACTTTGAGTCTCTGATGCAATAGGCATACCTGAAAATTTTACATTATGGTTGGCTGGAACCTTAATATTTGTTAACTCAAacttggacatggaagagtatAGCAACCCTATGAACAAGCACTCTCACAAGAGAAGTTTGTTCTATCAATGGGAAACAAGCAATACTATGAAAGAACTGCTTTTACACTTAGTGCAGGACTCACACAGTACTTGAATACTTTTTGCTATGGCATTGTCTTGCAGTGTCGCTGTCTGATCCAAGCTTATTTAGATTGCAACTAATAGAATAGTGTATTACTACCATTTTATGGTTTCTACTGAGTTCCGTTTGCGTTCTTAGTGATGCATAGGTTATTCAGAGATCAACTGTTTAAAATTAGATTGGGGCTTAAGGCAGTAGAGGATATAGTCCAGATGAAATATTACGGTAGTGGAGATAAAACTGATCCGTAAATCCATAATAGCTGAGCAACAATAGAGAGTAAAAATGGAAGATATGACTAGGATGTTCTGTGCCTTCTGTTCATTAGATTAACATATTGCCTAAAACTGTGATTGGGTTGTGTTCCTTTTTTTCCCCTCAGGGCTGAGGATGCTGTCATTCGCTACCTGAACCGGAAAAGTGCTCGAAGTGATATTCCTGGAAGCACCTAACAACAGAAAGTTGTGAAATAGGTttgcttgtttgatttttttttaacctAATGCTTTGTATATCAGTCTTATGCTTTTCTTCCAACATAGCTAAATTTCAtgctcatttattttattttatttattccttttttttttcggtgTTATGATCAAACTAGCAGTAATAAAATAAGGTTTTACTGACTCATGGATTTTTAACAATGCGCCCAACGGTTATGAActgatatttctttttcttttaattaaaaaatatcaattaacaTGTTTAAGAGACTTGTAGCCTTGGGAAGTATGGTCTTGCCCTCGCTTTTAAAATCATACTGAGTTCAGAATAAGTGACACCCGTCCGGTGCTTGTTTTGATTATTGCAGCTTGTTCCTCGCTGGTCCTCGACGGATTTTGCTAGTTCATAATAGAGCTGTTTTTCTAGGGGAGGACATACCAGCTTTGCTTTGCTTCATGCTAGACTTAGGCGACTCATGCAAGGTGAGTTGGTGACATGTGTGCGGCCTTAGCCAGAATAACATGCTATCTCCTATGATTCGGAGACCTGGAATCTGCCGGAGCTAGGATATGTTGATGTTCCATGCAGATGGGAGTTTTGGGATAAAAATCGGGGCTATTTTTGCCGCAATCTTTCAAGATGACCATGGCAGGTGGATGTAGGTAGTACAGTGCACTGAGCTGTTGGGAATTTTCTAGTGGCCGGTCTGTGATCATCATTGGGAAGATCTAGAGGCTTCTTTTCCCTGCTGATGGTCTTGTAAACTTGTACTGTAATTTGGTGGTTCTTTTTtggttcttgtttttattttttgcctTCTTAGTTACCAAAAGgagaatgaaaatttttttccCGGCCTTTATTTTGCAATTGGCAACCTTCCGTTAACTCAATCCCCCTACTCTACCAAAAACCGTTATTTTGCTAGAGATCACGTCCAAATGCATCCATATAACTatgattttgtgttttttgttttagTACAATAATGAACAATGTCTTTTTCGATCATCATTTGAGtaataaagattttattttaacagTTTCTATACGCAAATGGTGGGATTTTTTTGGACTTGAATAGTTGAATGATTCTTCAAATTTCGGTGTTCTTCAGTGGTAGTCTGGTAGaccctttaaattttttttttcttttcttctaagaCCCTTTACTTTTCTAATAAGTAATAAGGGAAGATGCCCAACAAATAGTGGGGAGGAACAAGGTCAGGGCACAGCAAAGCTTTTTTTCCAATATGCTATTGTTCTAAccctttattattaaaaatattatttttgttttcaaattatTTATCTAGATGTTACCGTTTTgagctattttttttttgttatggaagtaAAAGTAGTGATATATAACATTGTAagttttggtgttttttaaaattgtg
This window contains:
- the LOC112722239 gene encoding SWI/SNF complex component SNF12 homolog; the protein is MNSNNPGRNVAAPSFLGNSGAAPHPIAGTAATTTAASTSLPATHPQPHLLSQSQPPQTQGGSHFPGHFQLSQPQTQLLAQSQFSQPHSHVQSIPQHQQQPPPRQPQAHPASQSHGSSGSSAAAAATPASTAKRSGQRPPTRPAGSSNTNQSSAFKTMELTPAPLRRKRSLPEKDKRIPDKVAAVLPESAVYTQLLELEGQVDAALSRKKIDIQEAVRSPRCVQKTLRVYVYNTFSNQNRIDTEKKMAEEPSWSLRITGRILEDGRDPVLAGVSQGLNPSYPKFSAFFKKITIYLDQGFYPDNHLIIWDPARSPAQQDGFEVKRKGDKEFTVVMRLAMNYIPEKFVVSTALSKVLGIEFDTRPRIIAALWQYVKSRKLQSPNDPSFFMCDPSLQRVFGEEKIKFSTILQKISQQLSQPQPIHVEHKIKLSGNCPVGTTCYDVLVDVPLPLEKDMSAYLASIERHKEIDALDEVICSSMKKIHEHRRRRAFFLGFSQSPAEFINALIASQSKDLKLIAGDACQDEEKERRSEFYKQPWAEDAVIRYLNRKSARSDIPGST